One Phycisphaera mikurensis NBRC 102666 DNA window includes the following coding sequences:
- a CDS encoding NADP-dependent isocitrate dehydrogenase yields MPLIVYTLTDEAPALATAALLPVLRAFTRHAGTHFELEDISLAGRILARFPERLTADQRQEDALAKLGAMAKQADATIVKLPNISASIPQLREAIAELQAAGFDVPDHHDDPQNDEQRATNATYAKVLGSAVNPVLREGNSDRRVAGPVKAYARAHPHAMGAWSQDSKSHVSHMAGDDFYGSEQSVTLAEPTTVRIQLVGESGETRVLREGLTLEAGEVLDSATMSVAALRSFFREQIADAKQQGVLFSLHMKATMMKVSDPIIFGHAVEVFYGPVLEKHADALAAAGFEPDNGIGDLHARLDKLPDSTRSQIQAQLEELYAERPPLAMVDSDRGITNLHVPSDVIIDASMPAMIRNGGRMWGPDGEAADTKAVIPDRSYAGVYEETIQHCREHGAFDPATMGSVANVGLMAKKAQEYGSHDKTFEVPAAGRVQVVDEGGTVLMEHAVEAGDLFRACQTKDVAVKDWVRLAVERARESGAPAVFWLDENRAHDAELLKKVHAYLEDHDTSGLDVSVLAPAAATRHALERCRAGEDTISVTGNVLRDYLTDLFPILELGTSAKMLSIVPLLAGGGLYETGAGGSAPKHVQQFEKESHLRWDSLGEYLAVAVALGDSARKKGNTKRGVVARALDAATGKLLAEDRSPLRKAGQLDNRGSTAWLARYWAEALATQTEDAELAAVFGPVSDELGARMETILAEIDATEGQAADLGGYHRPDRAKVDAAMRPSATFNAIIDAI; encoded by the coding sequence ATGCCGCTGATCGTCTACACCCTCACCGACGAGGCCCCCGCACTCGCCACCGCCGCCCTGCTGCCCGTGCTCCGCGCCTTCACCCGGCACGCCGGGACGCACTTCGAGCTGGAGGACATCTCCCTGGCCGGCCGCATCCTCGCCCGCTTCCCCGAGCGGCTGACCGCGGACCAGAGGCAGGAGGACGCGCTGGCGAAGCTCGGGGCGATGGCCAAACAGGCCGACGCGACGATCGTGAAGCTGCCCAACATCTCCGCGTCGATCCCGCAGCTGCGGGAAGCCATCGCCGAGCTCCAGGCCGCCGGCTTCGACGTGCCGGATCACCACGACGATCCGCAGAACGACGAGCAGAGAGCGACCAACGCGACCTACGCCAAAGTGCTCGGCTCGGCCGTGAATCCGGTGCTGCGGGAGGGCAACAGCGACCGCCGCGTGGCCGGGCCGGTGAAGGCGTACGCCAGGGCCCACCCGCACGCGATGGGGGCTTGGAGCCAAGATTCCAAGAGCCACGTCAGCCACATGGCCGGCGACGACTTCTACGGCTCCGAGCAGAGCGTCACGCTCGCGGAGCCCACGACCGTGCGGATCCAGCTCGTGGGCGAGAGCGGCGAGACGCGCGTGCTCCGGGAGGGCTTGACGCTTGAAGCCGGCGAGGTCCTCGACAGCGCGACGATGAGCGTTGCGGCGCTGCGGTCGTTCTTCCGGGAGCAGATCGCCGACGCGAAGCAGCAGGGCGTGCTCTTCTCGCTGCACATGAAGGCCACGATGATGAAGGTCTCCGACCCGATCATCTTCGGCCACGCCGTCGAGGTCTTCTACGGCCCCGTCCTGGAGAAGCACGCCGATGCGCTGGCCGCCGCCGGCTTCGAGCCCGACAACGGCATCGGCGACCTCCACGCCCGGCTCGACAAGCTGCCCGATTCGACGCGGTCGCAGATCCAGGCGCAGCTGGAGGAGCTCTACGCCGAACGCCCGCCGCTGGCGATGGTTGACAGCGACCGCGGGATCACCAACCTGCACGTGCCCAGCGACGTCATCATCGACGCGTCGATGCCCGCGATGATCCGCAACGGCGGGCGGATGTGGGGGCCCGATGGCGAGGCCGCCGACACCAAGGCGGTCATCCCCGACCGCAGCTACGCCGGCGTCTACGAGGAGACGATCCAACACTGCCGCGAGCACGGGGCCTTCGACCCCGCGACCATGGGCAGCGTCGCCAACGTCGGCCTCATGGCCAAGAAGGCCCAGGAATACGGCTCGCACGACAAGACCTTCGAGGTGCCCGCCGCCGGGAGGGTGCAGGTCGTCGACGAGGGCGGCACGGTCCTGATGGAGCACGCGGTGGAGGCGGGCGACCTCTTCCGCGCCTGCCAGACGAAGGACGTCGCGGTGAAGGACTGGGTGCGCCTCGCCGTCGAGCGGGCCCGCGAGAGCGGCGCCCCGGCGGTCTTCTGGCTCGACGAGAACCGCGCCCACGACGCGGAGCTGCTCAAGAAGGTCCACGCCTACCTCGAGGACCACGACACCTCCGGGCTCGACGTCTCGGTCCTGGCACCCGCCGCGGCGACCCGCCACGCCCTGGAGCGCTGCCGCGCCGGCGAGGACACGATCTCGGTCACCGGCAACGTGCTGCGCGACTACCTCACCGACCTCTTCCCCATCCTCGAGCTGGGCACCTCAGCGAAGATGCTCTCCATCGTCCCGCTGCTCGCCGGCGGCGGCCTCTACGAGACCGGCGCCGGCGGCTCGGCCCCCAAGCACGTGCAGCAGTTCGAGAAGGAGAGCCACCTGCGCTGGGACTCGCTCGGCGAGTACCTCGCGGTTGCCGTCGCCCTCGGCGACTCCGCCCGCAAGAAGGGCAACACGAAGCGGGGCGTCGTCGCCCGCGCTCTCGACGCCGCCACCGGCAAGCTGCTCGCGGAAGATCGCAGCCCGCTGCGGAAGGCGGGCCAGCTGGACAACCGCGGCAGCACGGCCTGGCTCGCCCGCTACTGGGCCGAAGCGCTGGCCACGCAGACCGAGGACGCCGAGCTTGCGGCCGTCTTCGGGCCGGTTTCCGACGAGCTGGGCGCGAGGATGGAGACGATCCTCGCGGAAATCGACGCGACCGAGGGCCAGGCCGCCGACCTCGGGGGCTACCACCGGCCCGACCGCGCGAAGGTGGACGCCGCGATGCGGCCCTCGGCCACCTTCAACGCGATCATCGACGCGATCTGA